CATTTTCATGATCGCGACACGAGCCATACCTTCAGAGAAGCCACCACAGCTATAATATTTTGCAGGTACGATGACTTTTCCTCTGTCATCTTTGTAGCCACACTGAGGTTGCTCCGTATTCTCTAACTCAAAAGCTTGTAAGCTAGCGGTTGCACTACTTGCGCCAAACGCTGCACATAGACCCAATATCATCGCCCCTTTAGTCTTATTCTTCTTCATTCCAGTCTCATTAGTAAGGTGTAAATGCTATTTGCAATCCACAAACATATCTATGAAATACAGTCAATAGATATCGCTAAATTCAATAAACAATAGTAGTCAACTTTATTTTAATAATCAATATATATGTTATGCGATATAGTAATTTTAAATAGTCTCGAAGAATCTAAAGGCACAAAAAAGGACACAACGTCATCGTTATATCCTTCTGTATATTTTATGAATATTTACTATGGCTTCGCTATGACATAATAAAAGATTTAGGGTTTACTGTTCAGACTATTAATATCATTTTTGAAATTCATAAACAGTCTACTTTATCTATCCTCAAAATTTTTAGAACTCAAAAAATCTATTATTTCACTCGACCAGTTACATCTACTTCGTTAATAAAATATTATTAATGTAGAAATATAGCTTGTTCTGTATATGTAGCGTTTGTATCGCTACTCATATACATGACTGCATTAAATAAATTTACTTTTCTTAGCTGTTCGACACTGTTAACAGAGGTATTACCAAGATTAGGATTTGCTACTACGATAGCTAATGTTTGCGCTCTAGAAATCGCCACATTAATGCGGTTTTTATCGAATAAGAAGTCCATACCTCGAGGCGACTCATTGGCATCACTAGCACACATACTCAAAAATACGATTGGAGACTCTTGACCTTGAAATTTATCTACGCTTCCAACTTTTGCTTGTTTACCCAAGACGTTTTTTAGCTTACTAACTTGATGATTGTATGGGGCGACAAACAACATATCGTCCCATGTGATTGGTCGAACAACTGCCTCTCCATTATCTTTAGTCAAACCAGTATGAAGCATACAACCCAGTAGCGACTTAGCCAATTGCTCAATCATTGCCACTTCCTCATCAGAAGCTTGAGTATTACCCTCATGCTCTACAGGAACAAAAATAATGCCTGCCTCGGTGTTTATGTGCATATCTAACGTTTGGGGGACAATACTATGATTGGCTGTGGGTTCTAATACTTTTAAAATACGCTTATCATTATCAAGGTGAGATCTTAATTTGCTTTCATAGATTAGCTGACTGATAACTGTGTTGACCTTACTATGCATACGATAGGTCATGTCTAAGAACACACCCATATCTGCAGATATGGTTGGTGTATCATGTAATAAATAGTCCAGTATAGATAGCCCGCTTTTAGCAGGATGCGTACCTTGTGAAGGTTGACCTAGTTGCATCTGATCACCCATCAATACCAGATTTCTAGCGCTACGACTCATAGCAACTAAGTTGGCTGTTGATACTTGACCTGCTTCATCAACAAAAAGATAATCGAGCTGATCTGCCATGTCCTCACGAGCAAATCCCCATGCAGTTGTGCCGACAACACATGCTGGCTGAATATGATTGGCTAATTGATTGTTGCTTATTATAGTCACGTCATAATCAGAAAGTTCATCATCTGTTTCTTTGGTGCAGAAAGACGATGCTTTTATATTATTCTGTTTACAGTGCTTGGCCGTGCTAAGTAATAGATTGTTGATCGCTTTATGGCTATTACTTGAGATACCAATTTTCGCCCCTGACTTAAGCAAATGAGCGATTGCATGTTTCCCTGTGTAAGTTTTACCTGAACCCGGAGGACCTTGTATCGGCAGGTAACTACTATCGAGATTACTAATGGCTATGATGACTTGCTTTAAGCGAGTATCTGGTTCCTCACTGCTGACGATATCACCACCTTTGTGATTTAATAGTCTTGGCTTTACACCCGTTAAAAAATCCATAATGGCAGATTTTTTCTGTCTAAATAAACCTTGTTCATACTCGACCACCGTTTTAAATACTGCTTCTGCAATAACCTTACTAGATATAAGTTCATCGGGAATGAGCGATACCATACTTGGTGGTTCATGTTTAGCTTTGAGTACAATTACCCCATTTCCTAAATCACTATCCTCTTTAACCAACCCTACTGTGACGTTTTTATCTTCAGATGTTTCTACCCCAAGGACATAAAAATTGTTTGCAGCACCTTTGAATTCTTGATTAATATCAAATCGGTATTCGTAACTTAGATTTCTAGCTTTTGGTGATGATTTGAATGGCTCTCTTTGTGTACGCTCGCAAAGAGCAAGACAATCTAGGTCATCCATAAGCATCACTTCCTCTGAGCCAAGCCGATCAAATAACCTCCAGAATAAAGGCTTGGCCTCGCGACGATGAAAATCTAACATCCATGCTAGATTCTCAGTGAGTTGTGCTTGCTTAGAGTCGACTAGTAACTCTGTTTGGGCTTGGGCTAATAGACGGTCACGCAGTGCAGTAACCATAGTTGCTTCTTCAGATATTTCTGGCTCAATAACTTCAGCTTTACCTAAATAGTCAATATTATGAATTGTTTGTTGTTCTCTTAGCCATACTGCTAGCTCTTGCGTCGAGTCACAATCATCAATATTATAATCTCGAATATCACTAAGTATTTTTGAAGTTTGCCAAGTATCTCCTTCCTCGCCCCGTTGGTATAACGCTCGCCACTGGTCATAAACAATGATCGAATCACTGCCGTTACCCACTTGTGTATTACGCTTATTACGGTACAGAAGCTCCACATTTTTAATCGAGTACCGAGGAGCACCTAATCGCAAGCCGCCCTTTACTACCTTATATAAATCGACAAATACTTCATTTCTTAGTAGTTGATCAACCTCAAATTCACAGATACCATAGCGTCCCATCAGCTTACGACAAGCTGTAACTTCGTAACTGGCATAGTGGTAAATATGCATACTGGGGTCTTGTTGCCATCTATCGTAAGCCCAATGGATGAAATCTTGGAAACACTGTTTTTCCTGTTCACGATTGTGAGCCCAAAAGTCCTTGAACTGACGGTTGCCATGCTCATCCAAATAGCTATTACCCCACAGATATTCTAGCCCACCTTCATCGAGCGGAAAACCTTCAATATCAAAGAATACATCCATCGGAGAATCAGGTGGCAGTAATGTCAGTCCTTTTTTCTCACCTTGCGCAGGTTTTATTATTTCAAACTCTGGTCTAGCGCTATCAATCATCACCTCTGGTCTTTGACTTTTTAACTTACTCTTTATTTGTATACTCGCTTGAGCTTTAAGTTTAGTAAATATCGTAGAATGCATACCACCCACAGAAAATATAGATGAGTCTGCAAGCTGCTGCATGGTATGTATACCTACCTTATTAAGCTTCTTAATTTGTCCTTTGGTAATACTTGCTACTTGGCATAAATGATCTTTACTGAGCAAAATCTGTTCGGCATGGTTACTCCAGTTACCCCAACTTTCAGAATCAGCAGGGTTTGGACAATGATTTATGTGGAATTCAGCATGCTCTTTTAGAAAGGTGTCTTTCAATTTTAAGTAATAATAGTAAAAGTCATAAGTCCTTAATACTTGTACCTCACCATTGCCAAGAGCAACCGTAATATACTGAGGTAAACATCCTTGAATAGACTCAAGCATTTGAGCATAGCAACATAACTGAATGATAAATGTCGGCTTTACTCTACTGGCAAGCTTAGTATCCCATACCTCATAATGCCAATTACCAAAACTACTTGGTAGATGCTCTGGCTCATGATTCACCTTGACCAAGAAGTCAGCAAATCCTGCAAACTGATCCAGTTCCAGCCTTGCTTGCACAATTATTTCGACACCACTTTGCATTGCTTGCAAAGTTTTAGCATATCTTTCATCATTGTTCTCCCCCTCAATTTTTATTAGATTCTTACCTTCGGCTATAAACATTGCCTCCAGCTTATCCTCATGCTGATAACCTTTTTGTTGCAGCATTACCATGAGATCATCGTTGGGATCTTGCTTTGGTACTAACTCTGGATATTCTTGAGCAAACCTATCCATCCATGAAGCGAAAGGACTTTCCATATATTTGGTTAGATCCGATGGGGAGTAATACATATGCTCTTTTTTATACATGAAACATCCTGTTTTTCGAAATTTATAAGTATATTAATCATACTTATTTCCGCGACACTGGTTGTCGCGGAAATAAGTATTCGTATTGCAATTTTTATGGTTATAGTAGATATTAATGAAAAGATGTCTACTTATCAGGTTTTTTATCCTAGCTTGATAACATAGTCAATAAAAATCTCTCGATATTTTTCATTTTAAAACACGGATAATATTTCAAATATTGAAAGACTATTAGGTTGGACACTTAAATGATTTAAGGCTTGTAAGTGATGTTTAGACAGTAACATGAATCCAAGCTAGCCAACCATTCGTGAATGCCATGGAAGTTTCAAACTTAAAAGTTAACTACTTAGGAAGAGCAAAATGACAATCAAAAGAGATCCAACTATCAAGCCGTGGATGGAAGAAATCTGGGTATGGGCAGATAAGCTTGAGCTCTCAGAAGAGCTAATGCCTCGTGATATTAATGCTTTACTAGCCTTGACTGAATTAATACTAATTGAAAAAAATATCACCGAAGTACCAGATTCTATAGGTAACCTTAAGAACCTTAAGGTCCTTAGTCTTAGTGAGAACTATAAGCTAAAAGCACTTCCAGAAAGTATTGGCGATCTTGTGAATCTAGAAGAATTATCACTTTATTACAATGCATTGAATGCGTTACCTGATAGCATTGGCAAACTAAGAAATTTAAAAGAGTTTAATTTAGATGGTAACAAACTTAAGACACTTCCAGAAAGTATTGGTAATCTTTCGAACCTAGAAAAATTATCACTTCATTACAATGCATTGAATGCTTTACCTGATAGCATTGGCAAACTAAGAAGTTTAAAAGAGTTTAGTTTAGACGGTAACAAACTTAAGACACTTCCAGAAGGTATTAGTGATCTTGTGAACCTAGAAAAATTATCATTTCATTACAATGCATTGAATGCTTTACCTGATAGCATTGGCAAACTAAGAAGTTTAAAAGAGTTTAATTTAGTCGGTAACAAACTTAAGACACTTCCAGAAAGCATTGGTGATCTTGTGAACCTAGAAGAGTTGAATCTTGATGATAATGGGTTGAGTACGCTACCTGATAATATTGGTCAAATGAAAGACTTGAAGATACTTGGCTTAGGAGTTAACAAACTTAAGACACTTCCAGAAAGTATTGCTCAAATGAAAAACTTGGAGAAGCTCAGTTTAAACGGCAACAAACTTAAGACGCTTCCAGAAAGTATTGGTAGTCTGGCAAACCTGGAAGAATTGAGTCTTAACGATAATCTATTGAGTACGTTACCTGATAATATTGGCAAAGTAAAAAGCTTGAGAACGCTCAACTTACAAAGTAATAAACTTAAGATGTTTCCGAAAAGTATTAGTGACCTCTCAAGCCTAGAGTATCTGACAATTGCCTATAATACGTTAAACGCCTTGCCTGATAGCATTGGTCAAATAAAAAATTTGAAGTCACTTAGCTTAGAAGGTAACGAACTTAAGGTAATTCCAGAAAGTATTGGCGATCTTGTAAATCTAGAATATTTGATTCTTAACAATAATATACTAAATACGCTACCTGATAGCATTACCAAGCTAAAGGATTTATATTCGTTATCACTTTGTGATAACTACCTAACCGATTTATCTATAAAAGTTACTCAATTCTTGGAAGGATTAGGAGACACTGTTGATGATTGGAAACCAGATACTTACGATTTAGCCGTAGCACAAGAGCCTAGTTATGAAATTTATTTAGATGAAGTTCCTGATACTGTTACTATTGATGAAGTAAAGTTAGATGATGACACTATTGAAGCAATAGAAAAACAAGTTACAAATGTTCTTGATAAAATTATTAGGGATAATATTACTGGTTTTGATCAAGACGTAGGTTACAAGGTACGTCCTGGTTATGGCTATGATAAGTTCTATTTAGATTTTGTTGATGGTTCATTTGACATGAGCTTACAGAGTTTAATACATTATATTATGCATGAAGACGGTCATTATCAGAAATTCTTAAATAGATCGCAATATGCTAGATTACTATATACATTACAACAGTATCCAGAATCTATTTTCAATCTCGACCATGATTTAGATGAGAATTACGATCGTATACAGCATGACACGTTAGATAGAATTTACTATCAGTCTGTTAGATTTGTAGGTACAGCTTTGATAAAAAATGGATTTGATGTAAGAGATACTTTCGAAGAGTATCTAGATGGTTGGGATGTGAATATTGATGGAGATAAAAATGTGTAATCTCAATCTGACTAGTAAAGAAGATTCATTAGAAATTACTGAGCCTTCAATGCTAATACGAATTAATGAGCTGTTTCGAGACGATATGTCAGATGAAGAGCTTTATAATGCCACTCGGAGTAGCTGGAGAGTGAGTCTTAATCGAGCCAACAATGTTGAATATGCCCTATCAGTATATAAGGGTATTGTACGTGAAGTATATCTGATAACAGCATGGCAGGAAGCGGACCCAACGGCTCATGAAAAAAATAATGGTCGTTTTGAATTCATTGGTAATATTGCTGAAGATACAATTAGAAACAAATACAAACTTAAATCAGTAAAGCATTATTTCAAAAAAGGAAATATGGCTCCTTTCATGTATATCAACAGCTGAGTAAATTAGCACTTACTGAAATGTCACCAGATTGTCGAAAGCTCAATGTTAAGAGACGATGACAATCTTGGGGCTAATCATGACCACGTATATACTCGACACCGAAACAACAGGAGTCATTAAGCCACACATAACTGAGGCAGCATACTCTATTGTTAATATCATCAATGGTAAGGTAGCAATGCTACAGGAGCCAAGATCTAAGCGCTTTAATTCTCTGAAAGAAATTAGCTAGGGCTCTATGGCAATATCACATATATGTAATGAGTGAGGATGGGGTGGATGAACCACCTCATACTGATTTTAGACTGCCTGACAGTGTTGAGCACTTGATTGGTCACAATATTGATTTTGATATGGCAGTTCTCAAAAATGCTAGCGAGACACATATACCTAATCTTATTTGTACCAATGCGATGGCTAACTACCTTCTTCCTACGCTTGAGAGCCATAAGCTAGTATCTCTTCTCTATCACTTTCACTGAGATATATCCCGAACTCAGGCAAAGGATTCACATGCTGCCATTGCTGATATTCACTGAGCTGGTGCTTGGTAGTTTGATTGATTTAGCCAATAGTCAGGATCATGAAATAATTGATGTGAAGAGCCTATATGAGTTTAGTGAGATGGCACGTGTACTGACGCATTTAAGCTTTGGCAAACATAAGGGGGGGGGACTATCGTAGATTTAGCAGCTAGTTCTGAGTGTGCTGGCTATCTTAAATGGCTACTTAAACAAGATAATGTTAATCCTTAGTTAGCTCAGGCTTGCCAGCAAGTATTAGAGTCGATATAAACCTATTTATATTTATACCGTTAGCCCAGAGCTCTATTTGACAAGGCTATAAGAGCTCTAGATTTATTGAAGTCTTCTATAAATAGTGAGATAAGATTTGGATTCTAATTTTAATAAGCTCCAATAGTATTCAGCAGCTGTTCTCGAATCTCTAATGCAGTCGCTCCCAAATCCACAGTAGCGAATTGAATCTTGTGATTCTGCATGACAACATACTCATTAACATCTTCACCGACTGAAGGATGAAGTAGCAGACCAGAAGTGGTATCGTTAAGCAAGTCTTCACTACCCTCTTGAGATCTTAAGTAGGCATACATTTGATAGAGATAGCCACTACGTAACGTCTCATCTCTATACCAACCACGTGTAACCACAGCATTGAATTTAGTATCAATAACTGTACGATGTCCTACCTCTTTATTGTCGATAATAATATCTGTCTTCATGTTAGGAAGTATCTTATCGATGCCTGAGCTTTTCTCATCGATTTTCCACTTAAGCGTTTTGCCAGCACTGACACGCCAGACACTTTTTGAAAGGACGGTATGATAAAACCCAGCAACCCCTTTTTCAAAGAGCTTACGAAGCCACGGTAGATTATCTCTTGCTGGTAAAGACAGCTGCCTTGTACCGGCAGACTCAGTTGGCAGTGCTAGATTAAAAGCTAAGTGTGCTGCAGCAATCATTGGTTTATCTTCAACGTCATGTCTTCCAAACCGGTCTACAGAAACTTCACTCCGACTAGTGCGTACCTGACTGACTCCCATGCGCCTTAAGCGCACATCCAATGATCGGCATCTATGAGCCAACTCCTTGCTTTTAACAATCTTAGAAATCGTTTCAAGGGCGGCTCTGACATATCTATTACGTGGTGTATCAATCGTTAATTCATCAAAATGGCAAGCGACTTTACCATGGTCAAGCAACCTATTTCTCTCAGTGCTAAGCAAGTCTATTCTTCCACGTACACGATTAAGCACCGCATCACGTGACTGATAGCTATAACTCAAATTGCGCTGAATACGATACTCAACCCGTCGACAAAGTATTTCTGCGACCAAATCTGGGATGTCGTCAGGATTGTCCTCAACTGCAACTTTGGCTGCATCGAGTTCCCTATAAATATCGGATGCATATAATATAAGTAACCAAAGATTACGAATAGGTATCTCACCTATTCGCTTAACCTCTTCATAAGACTCAGATAGATGATCGACTTCAAAAGACATATGCTTATAGACCCGCAATCAAGCGTTTCTGTGCGCTCTGAGACTTGTCTAAATTATCGAACCAGTACTCATCTAGCAAAGGACCTATCTCTGTTTCTACGACCTCACTAAACCATTCTTTAGCATCTGTGATATTCATACCAAAGGCCGGCGTGACATAACTATGACCTACTTGAAATTGAGCGCCAAGGCTTGCATCTGTAGATATCTCGTCATTCAATACGTTGATACGCCTCTCGATGTGATATAGAAAATCTGCATCAATGCCGTTTTTGTCTTGTACCCAGTTACGCCAAGCTTTACCAAGTGTAGGTTCAAGATCAATGAAAGCGAAACGACGACGCAGCGCAAGATCCACTAAAGCAAGAGAACGGTCAGCTATATTCATAGTGCCCACAACATAGAGGTTATCTGGTATAAAAACACGCTCACCATCTTCTTTCTTATAAGATAGCTCTAATGCTTCATTTGGTGTTCTCTTGTCTGTCTCTAAAAGTGTAAGCATCTCACCAAAAACCTGAGCGGGATTGCCTCGGTTAATCTCTTCAATAACAATAACGTATTTTGATTCAGGGTCTTCTATAGCGACCTTAATCATTTCCATAAAAGGGCCATCTACCAATGTCAGCTTACCTTCACCAGATGGTCTCCAACCACGTATAAAATCTTCATATGAAAGGTTTGGATGAAACTGTACCGCTCTAATTTTACTATCGTCTCGATGTCCGATCAAAGCAAAGGCCAGTCTTTTAGCGAGCCAAGTCTTACCCGTTCCTGGAGGTCCCTGAAGTATGATATTTTTCTTAGCTTGAAGACGCTTAAGTATCATCTCAATCTTAGGCTGAGGTAAAAAGCACCCGTCAGCCGTAATATCATCAATAGAGTAAGTATCAGGAATTACTTGGGTATCAAACTTAGAATATGTTTCGACACTAGAATCACTGACCAGTGCCTCATCTAGCAATTTATATACTCCTTTACTAAGTAACTCTATTTTCTCATCCCTAACCATTTCTCTTAATAGGTATTTAATGGTTCCTTCAACATCGCTCCTATTAGGAAATCTTTCTTCAAGATCATTGGTAAATCTTTCTAAAAATTCTTCTAC
This is a stretch of genomic DNA from Psychrobacter alimentarius. It encodes these proteins:
- a CDS encoding TM0106 family RecB-like putative nuclease, translated to MYKKEHMYYSPSDLTKYMESPFASWMDRFAQEYPELVPKQDPNDDLMVMLQQKGYQHEDKLEAMFIAEGKNLIKIEGENNDERYAKTLQAMQSGVEIIVQARLELDQFAGFADFLVKVNHEPEHLPSSFGNWHYEVWDTKLASRVKPTFIIQLCCYAQMLESIQGCLPQYITVALGNGEVQVLRTYDFYYYYLKLKDTFLKEHAEFHINHCPNPADSESWGNWSNHAEQILLSKDHLCQVASITKGQIKKLNKVGIHTMQQLADSSIFSVGGMHSTIFTKLKAQASIQIKSKLKSQRPEVMIDSARPEFEIIKPAQGEKKGLTLLPPDSPMDVFFDIEGFPLDEGGLEYLWGNSYLDEHGNRQFKDFWAHNREQEKQCFQDFIHWAYDRWQQDPSMHIYHYASYEVTACRKLMGRYGICEFEVDQLLRNEVFVDLYKVVKGGLRLGAPRYSIKNVELLYRNKRNTQVGNGSDSIIVYDQWRALYQRGEEGDTWQTSKILSDIRDYNIDDCDSTQELAVWLREQQTIHNIDYLGKAEVIEPEISEEATMVTALRDRLLAQAQTELLVDSKQAQLTENLAWMLDFHRREAKPLFWRLFDRLGSEEVMLMDDLDCLALCERTQREPFKSSPKARNLSYEYRFDINQEFKGAANNFYVLGVETSEDKNVTVGLVKEDSDLGNGVIVLKAKHEPPSMVSLIPDELISSKVIAEAVFKTVVEYEQGLFRQKKSAIMDFLTGVKPRLLNHKGGDIVSSEEPDTRLKQVIIAISNLDSSYLPIQGPPGSGKTYTGKHAIAHLLKSGAKIGISSNSHKAINNLLLSTAKHCKQNNIKASSFCTKETDDELSDYDVTIISNNQLANHIQPACVVGTTAWGFAREDMADQLDYLFVDEAGQVSTANLVAMSRSARNLVLMGDQMQLGQPSQGTHPAKSGLSILDYLLHDTPTISADMGVFLDMTYRMHSKVNTVISQLIYESKLRSHLDNDKRILKVLEPTANHSIVPQTLDMHINTEAGIIFVPVEHEGNTQASDEEVAMIEQLAKSLLGCMLHTGLTKDNGEAVVRPITWDDMLFVAPYNHQVSKLKNVLGKQAKVGSVDKFQGQESPIVFLSMCASDANESPRGMDFLFDKNRINVAISRAQTLAIVVANPNLGNTSVNSVEQLRKVNLFNAVMYMSSDTNATYTEQAIFLH
- a CDS encoding leucine-rich repeat domain-containing protein — translated: MTIKRDPTIKPWMEEIWVWADKLELSEELMPRDINALLALTELILIEKNITEVPDSIGNLKNLKVLSLSENYKLKALPESIGDLVNLEELSLYYNALNALPDSIGKLRNLKEFNLDGNKLKTLPESIGNLSNLEKLSLHYNALNALPDSIGKLRSLKEFSLDGNKLKTLPEGISDLVNLEKLSFHYNALNALPDSIGKLRSLKEFNLVGNKLKTLPESIGDLVNLEELNLDDNGLSTLPDNIGQMKDLKILGLGVNKLKTLPESIAQMKNLEKLSLNGNKLKTLPESIGSLANLEELSLNDNLLSTLPDNIGKVKSLRTLNLQSNKLKMFPKSISDLSSLEYLTIAYNTLNALPDSIGQIKNLKSLSLEGNELKVIPESIGDLVNLEYLILNNNILNTLPDSITKLKDLYSLSLCDNYLTDLSIKVTQFLEGLGDTVDDWKPDTYDLAVAQEPSYEIYLDEVPDTVTIDEVKLDDDTIEAIEKQVTNVLDKIIRDNITGFDQDVGYKVRPGYGYDKFYLDFVDGSFDMSLQSLIHYIMHEDGHYQKFLNRSQYARLLYTLQQYPESIFNLDHDLDENYDRIQHDTLDRIYYQSVRFVGTALIKNGFDVRDTFEEYLDGWDVNIDGDKNV
- the mcrC gene encoding 5-methylcytosine-specific restriction endonuclease system specificity protein McrC; this encodes MRVYKHMSFEVDHLSESYEEVKRIGEIPIRNLWLLILYASDIYRELDAAKVAVEDNPDDIPDLVAEILCRRVEYRIQRNLSYSYQSRDAVLNRVRGRIDLLSTERNRLLDHGKVACHFDELTIDTPRNRYVRAALETISKIVKSKELAHRCRSLDVRLRRMGVSQVRTSRSEVSVDRFGRHDVEDKPMIAAAHLAFNLALPTESAGTRQLSLPARDNLPWLRKLFEKGVAGFYHTVLSKSVWRVSAGKTLKWKIDEKSSGIDKILPNMKTDIIIDNKEVGHRTVIDTKFNAVVTRGWYRDETLRSGYLYQMYAYLRSQEGSEDLLNDTTSGLLLHPSVGEDVNEYVVMQNHKIQFATVDLGATALEIREQLLNTIGAY